The proteins below are encoded in one region of Drosophila santomea strain STO CAGO 1482 chromosome 3R, Prin_Dsan_1.1, whole genome shotgun sequence:
- the LOC120453998 gene encoding tRNA pseudouridine synthase A isoform X1, whose protein sequence is MFLRRLLNDYTKAVRLKNLCKPWNRQKSFAAAMSEALDKLEVEKEARKEAKELESEAVKEANRIKRTLKRKKWVDWKEQDEKDAANGVKRAPFDPAERIKRKKSAILLSYCGANYYGMQRNPGMQTIEEELFKVMLKHKWITEDSFEQIQISCFQRAARTDKGVSAARQVCSVKLPEELDLEAFNADLPQQIRLFGVERVTKGFNAKDQCNARTYTYTLPTVAFASFEEKVEDLHDTFQISPELLQKVKETLKLYEGTKNFHNFTSKKSFLDPSSKRFIMSFTSSEPFRSPQGIEFVTLKVKGQSFMLHQIRKMVGLAIAIVRGNTTAATLERALTEERLDLPMAPGLGLVLDTVHYERYNDRYGKDGIHNPLTWQAQEAQVQKFIEREIFSQIYKTEAEQRNMLDWIGTLHYHSYDTRAEDAPPASSDSKKIKGGDDDNDE, encoded by the exons ATGTTTTTAAGACGGCTATTAAACGACTACACCAAGGCAG tTCGCCTGAAAAACCTTTGCAAACCCTGGAATCGCCAAAAATCCTTCGCTGCAGCGATGTCAGAGGCGCTAGATAAACTGGAGGTGGAGAAGGAAGCCAGGAAAGAGGCCAAGGAACTAGAGAGCGAAGCCGTGAAAGAGGCCAACCGCATCAAAAGAACACTTAAGCGCAAGAAATGGGTCGATTGGAAGGAGCAAGACGAGAAGGATGCCGCCAACGGGGTGAAACGGGCGCCTTTCGATCCAGCCGAGCGGATCAAGCGCAAGAAGAGCGCCATCCTGCTTAGCTATTGCGGAGCAAACTACTATGGGATGCAACGCAATCCCGGCATGCAGACCATAGAGGAGGAGCTCTTCAAAGTCATGCTAAAGCACAAGTGGATCACAGAGGACAGCTTTGAGCAGATTCAGATTTCCTGTTTCCAAAGGGCCGCTCGGACCGACAAGGGCGTCTCCGCAGCACGACAGGTGTGCTCCGTCAAGCTGC CTGAGGAGCTGGACCTGGAGGCCTTCAATGCAGATCTGCCGCAACAGATCCGTCTCTTTGGCGTAGAGCGCGTGACTAAAGGCTTCAATGCCAAGGACCAGTGCAATGCTAGGACCTACACCTACACTCTGCCCACCGTGGCTTTTGCCTCATTTGAGGAAAAGGTCGAAGACTTGCACGACACCTTTCAGATTTCCCCTGAGCTGCTGCAGAAAGTGAAAGAAACCCTAAAGCTCTATGAGGGCACAAAGAATTTCCACAACTTTACCAGCAAGAA AAGCTTCCTGGATCCTTCGTCCAAGCGCTTCATCATGTCCTTTACAAGCAGCGAACCATTCCGGAGTCCCCAGGGCATAGAGTTTGTCACACTTAAGGTCAAGGGTCAGAGCTTTATGCTGCACCAGATCCGCAAGATGGTGGGTTTAGCCATTGCCATTGTAAGGGGAAACACGACGGCGGCGACTTTAGAGCGTGCACTGACGGAGGAGCGCCTGGACCTGCCGATGGCCCCTGGGCTGGGCCTTGTGCTGGACACAGTGCACTACGAGCGATACAACGATCGCTACGGCAAGGATGGCATCCACAATCCGCTGACGTGGCAGGCGCAGGAGGCGCAAGTGCAGAAGTTTATCGAGAGGGAGATCTTTAGCCAAATCTATAAGACGGAAGCCGAGCAGCGTAACATGCTCGATTGGATAGGAACGTTGCATTATCACTCGTACGACACGCGGGCGGAGGACGCACCTCCAGCTTCCTCGGATAGCAAGAAGATTAAAGGTG
- the LOC120453998 gene encoding tRNA pseudouridine synthase A isoform X2, whose protein sequence is MSEALDKLEVEKEARKEAKELESEAVKEANRIKRTLKRKKWVDWKEQDEKDAANGVKRAPFDPAERIKRKKSAILLSYCGANYYGMQRNPGMQTIEEELFKVMLKHKWITEDSFEQIQISCFQRAARTDKGVSAARQVCSVKLPEELDLEAFNADLPQQIRLFGVERVTKGFNAKDQCNARTYTYTLPTVAFASFEEKVEDLHDTFQISPELLQKVKETLKLYEGTKNFHNFTSKKSFLDPSSKRFIMSFTSSEPFRSPQGIEFVTLKVKGQSFMLHQIRKMVGLAIAIVRGNTTAATLERALTEERLDLPMAPGLGLVLDTVHYERYNDRYGKDGIHNPLTWQAQEAQVQKFIEREIFSQIYKTEAEQRNMLDWIGTLHYHSYDTRAEDAPPASSDSKKIKGGDDDNDE, encoded by the exons ATGTCAGAGGCGCTAGATAAACTGGAGGTGGAGAAGGAAGCCAGGAAAGAGGCCAAGGAACTAGAGAGCGAAGCCGTGAAAGAGGCCAACCGCATCAAAAGAACACTTAAGCGCAAGAAATGGGTCGATTGGAAGGAGCAAGACGAGAAGGATGCCGCCAACGGGGTGAAACGGGCGCCTTTCGATCCAGCCGAGCGGATCAAGCGCAAGAAGAGCGCCATCCTGCTTAGCTATTGCGGAGCAAACTACTATGGGATGCAACGCAATCCCGGCATGCAGACCATAGAGGAGGAGCTCTTCAAAGTCATGCTAAAGCACAAGTGGATCACAGAGGACAGCTTTGAGCAGATTCAGATTTCCTGTTTCCAAAGGGCCGCTCGGACCGACAAGGGCGTCTCCGCAGCACGACAGGTGTGCTCCGTCAAGCTGC CTGAGGAGCTGGACCTGGAGGCCTTCAATGCAGATCTGCCGCAACAGATCCGTCTCTTTGGCGTAGAGCGCGTGACTAAAGGCTTCAATGCCAAGGACCAGTGCAATGCTAGGACCTACACCTACACTCTGCCCACCGTGGCTTTTGCCTCATTTGAGGAAAAGGTCGAAGACTTGCACGACACCTTTCAGATTTCCCCTGAGCTGCTGCAGAAAGTGAAAGAAACCCTAAAGCTCTATGAGGGCACAAAGAATTTCCACAACTTTACCAGCAAGAA AAGCTTCCTGGATCCTTCGTCCAAGCGCTTCATCATGTCCTTTACAAGCAGCGAACCATTCCGGAGTCCCCAGGGCATAGAGTTTGTCACACTTAAGGTCAAGGGTCAGAGCTTTATGCTGCACCAGATCCGCAAGATGGTGGGTTTAGCCATTGCCATTGTAAGGGGAAACACGACGGCGGCGACTTTAGAGCGTGCACTGACGGAGGAGCGCCTGGACCTGCCGATGGCCCCTGGGCTGGGCCTTGTGCTGGACACAGTGCACTACGAGCGATACAACGATCGCTACGGCAAGGATGGCATCCACAATCCGCTGACGTGGCAGGCGCAGGAGGCGCAAGTGCAGAAGTTTATCGAGAGGGAGATCTTTAGCCAAATCTATAAGACGGAAGCCGAGCAGCGTAACATGCTCGATTGGATAGGAACGTTGCATTATCACTCGTACGACACGCGGGCGGAGGACGCACCTCCAGCTTCCTCGGATAGCAAGAAGATTAAAGGTG